The genomic segment ATGAACGATTTCTGGGAACACTGTTCCGCACTGCTCGCGCGCGAACTCACGCCGCAGCAGTACGTCACGTGGATCAAGCCGCTGACCCCGGTCGACTTCGATGCCGACGCGAACATCCTGCGCATCGCCGCTCCCAACCGCTTCAAGCTCGACTGGGTGAAAAGCCAGTTCTCGGGCCGCATCGCCGATGTCGCGCGCGAATTTTTCAGCGCGCCCATCGACGTGCAATTCGTCCTCGATCCGAAAGCGACCGCGCGCAATGCGATCGGCGGCGGGCTGAACGCCGCGCCCCGTCCGACCGCGAGCGCGCCCGCCGCGCCGCGCGCGCCGGCGCCCTCGGCGGCCGCGCCGCAGGCGCCCACGGTGGTGGCGCACGCGAACGCCACGGCGCACATCAACGCGCTTGCAGCCGAAGCGGCGCAACAGGCACAAGCCACGCAGGAAGATCAGGCCGATCTCGACCTCCCGAGCCTCGACGCCAACGAAGCCGCTGCGGGCCGGCGCACGTGGCGCCCGGGCGGCGCTCCGTCGGCGGGCGGTGAAACCGATTCCGCCTACGAGCGCTCGAAGCTCAACCCGGTGCTGACGTTCGACAATTTCGTCACCGGTAAGGCGAACCAGCTTGCTCGCGCGGCCGCCATTCAGGTCGCGGACAATCCCGGCATCTCGTACAACCCGCTCTTCCTGTATGGCGGCGTGGGCCTCGGCAAGACCCACCTGATTCACGCCATCGGCAATCAGTTGCTGATGGACAAGGCCGGCGCGCGCATCCGCTACATTCACGCGGAACAGTACGTGTCCGACGTGGTGAAGGCATACCAGCGCAAGGCGTTCGACGACTTCAAGCGCTATTACCATTCGCTCGATCTGCTGCTCATCGACGATATTCAGTTCTTCTCCGGCAAATCGCGCACGCAGGAAGAGTTCTTCTACGCGTTCGAGGCGCTCGTCGCGAACAAGGCGCAGGTCATCATCACGAGCGATACGTATCCGAAGGAAATCTCCGGTATCGACGATCGCCTGATCTCGCGATTCGACTCCGGTCTGACGGTCGCGATCGAGCCGCCCGAGCTGGAAATGCGCGTCGCGATTCTGATGAGGAAGGCGCAGTCCGAAGGCGTGAGTTTGTCGGAAGACGTCGCGTTCTTCGTCGCGAAGCATCTGCGTTCGAACGTGCGCGAACTCGAAGGCGCGCTGCGCAAGATCCTCGCATATTCGAAGTTCCATGGCCGCGACATCACGATCGAGCTGACCAAGGAAGCGCTCAAAGACCTGTTGACGGTGCAGAACCGCCAGATCTCGGTGGAGAACATCCAGAAGACGGTTGCCGATTTCTACAACATCAAGGTCGCCGACATGTACTCGAAAAAGCGGCCGGCCAATATTGCGCGCCCGCGCCAGATCGCGATGTATCTGGCGAAGGAGCTGACGCAGAAGAGCCTGCCCGAGATCGGTGAACTGTTCGGCGGACGCGATCACACGACCGTGCTGCATGCGGTGCGCAAGATCGCGGCGGAGCGCGGCACCGACGCGCAACTGAACCACGAACTGCACGTGCTCGAGCAGACGCTGAAGGGCTAAGGGGTCGACGGACGCGGCGTGAAGAACGCACGCGTCATTAATTGCGTTCGAAAGCCTGTTTTTTGACGAAAACGCCCCCAATTTCAGGGAGCGGTTCCGTTTTGAGGCACAATATAGGTTTAGCCGTCCGTGGCCTGGGCGGCTTTCGAGCGCAGTTTTCGCGAGTGACCGGCGGGGGGCCGGCAACGCGTGTTACGAGGTTGTCCGCTGGGCAAATCTGGTGGCGAAACCGGCGGACAGGCCGTCACATCAACGAAGGAACTCTATGCAACTGGTCAAGACCGAACGAGATAATCTTCTAAGGCCGCTGCAAACCGTGAGCGGTATCGTAGAACGCCGCCATACGTTGCCGATCCTCGCCAATTTGCTCATTACCAAGAACGGCGCGGATGTGTCGTTCCTCTCGACCGACCTCGAACTACAGATCACGACCCGCGCCGACTTCGGCGTCGGCAGCGACCAGGTCGCCACCACGGTCGCCGCGCGCAAGCTGCTCGACATTCTGCGCGCGATGCCCTCGGGCGAAGTCGTGCTCGACCTCTCCGACAAGCGCCTGACCGTGCGTTCCGGCAAAAGCCGTTTCGCGCTGCAGACGCTCGCCGCCGACGAATTTCCCACCGTCAACCAGGCTACTGACTTCGGCGCGAGCCTTTCGGTTCCGCAGAAGACGTTCCGCCAGTTGCTCGGCATGGTCTATTTCGCGATGGCCCAGCAGGACATCCGCTACTACCTGAACGGCATGCTGCTCGTGGTGGACGGCGACCAGCTGATGGCGGTCGCGACCGACGGCCACCGTCTCGCGTTCTCGTCGATGAAGATCGAGGGCTCGTTCGCGCGCCAGGAAGTCATCATCCCGCGCAAGACGATTCTCGAACTCCAGCGTTTGCTCGAAGACATCGACGACACTTTGAAGATCGACATCGCCGCGACGCAGGTGAAGTTCAGCTTCGGCCAGGTCGAACTCGTGTCGAAGCTCGTCGAGGGCAAGTTCCCCGACTTCCAGCGCGTGATTCCGAAGTCGCACAAGAACACGTTCGAAATCGGCCGTGAAGAGTTGCAGCGTTCGTTGCAGCGCGCGGCCATTCTGACCTCCGACAAGTTCAAGGGCGTGCGTTGCCTCGTCGAGCCGGGCCAGCTCAAGATCATGTCGACCAACGCCGACCAGGAAGAGGCGCAGGAAGAGCTGGAGATCGCCTATCAGGGCGATTCCGTCGATATCGGATTCAACGTCACCTATCTGCTCGACGTGCTGGCGAATCTGAAGGTCGACACGCTCAAGGTGAGCCTCGGCGACGCCAATTCCAGCGCGCTCATCACGATTCCCGAGAACGAGGAATTCAAGTACGTGGTGATGCCGATGCGTATCTGACGCGCGCAATACCGAAAACACTCCAAGGGGCGGCGCGCCCCTTTGGTGTTTTTAAGGTGTTTTGAAAAGTTCGAGCAGTAACCCAGGCAGTGACGCAGAACCGGAAAATTTCCATGACTGAAAACACAAATTCGCAGCCCGACAACAAGCCTGACAACAGCTATGGCGCATCGTCCATCCAGATCCTTGAAGGTCTGGAGGCTGTGCGCAAGCGGCCGGGCATGTATATCGGCGATACGTCGGATGGCACCGGTTTGCATCACCTCGTTTTCGAAGTGCTGGACAACTCCATCGACGAAGCGCTCGCAGGCTATTGCGACGACATTCACGTCACCATTCACGCGGACAACTCCATTTCCGTCACGGATAACGGCCGCGGCGTGCCGACTGGCCTCAAGCGCGACGACAAGCACGATCCGAAGCGCAGCGCCGCCGAAATCGTCATGACCGAGCTGCACGCGGGCGGCAAGTTCGACCAGAACAGCTACAAGGTGTCGGGCGGCCTGCACGGCGTGGGCGTGTCGTGCGTGAACGCGCTGTCCGCATGGCTGCGCCTCACGGTGCGCCGCGACGGCAAGAAGCACTTCATGGAGTTCGCGCGCGGCGTCGTGCAGAACCGCGAGATCGTGGAAGAGAACGGCATCCAGTATTCGCCGATGCCCGTCGTCGGCGATACGGAAAATCGCGGCACCGAAGTGCACTTTCTCGCCGATGTCTCGATCTTCGGCAATGTCGAATTTCACTACGACATTCTCGCGAAGCGCATGCGCGAGCTTTCGTTCCTGAACAACGGCGTGCGTATCCGTTTGACGGATCAGCGCACCGGCAAGGAAGACGATTTCGCGTTTGCGGGCGGCGTGAAGGGCTTTGTCGAGTACATCAACAAGGCCAAGCAGGTGCTGCATCCGAACGTGTTCCACGCGGTCGGCGAGCGCGAGAACGTGACCGTCGAAGTGGCGATGCAGTGGAACGACAGCTTCAACGAAAGCGTGCTGTGCTTCACGAACAACATTCCGCAGCGCGACGGCGGCACCCATCTGACCGGCCTGCGCGCCGCGATGACGCGCGTGATGAACAAGTACATCATCGACAACGAGATCGCGAAGAAGGCGAAGGTCGAGACGACCGGCGACGACATGCGTGAGGGTCTTTCGTGCGTGCTGTCGGTGAAGGTGCCGGAGCCGAAGTTCAGCTCGCAGACGAAGGACAAGCTGGTGTCGTCGGAAGTGCGCGCGCCGGTCGAGGAAATCGTCGCGAAGGCGCTCGAAGATTATCTGCAGGAGACGCCGAACGACGCGAAGATCATCACGGGCAAGATCGTCGATGCGGCGCGTGCTCGCGATGCCGCGCGCAAGGCGCGCGAGATGACGCGTCGCAAGGGCGTGCTCGATGGCGTCGGTCTGCCGGGCAAGCTTGCGGATTGCCAGGAGAAGGACCCGGCGAAGTCGGAGATTTATATCGTCGAGGGTGACTCGGCGGGCGGATCGGCCAAGCAGGGACGCGATCGCAAGTTCCAGGCGATTTTGCCGTTGCGCGGCAAGGTGCTGAACGTGGAGAAGGCGCGTTTCGACAAGCTGATTTCGTCGGAGCAGATCGTGACGCTGGTGACGGCGCTCGGATGCGGCATCGGCAAGGACGATTACAACCTCGACAAGCTGCGCTATCACCGCATCATCATCATGACCGATGCGGACGTCGACGGCGCGCACATCCGCACGCTGTTGCTGACGTTCTTCTACCGGCAAATGCCGGAGATTGTCGAGCGCGGGTATATCTATATCGCGCAGCCGCCGCTCTACAAGATCAAGGCGGGCAAGGACGAGCGGTACATGAAGGACGCGCACGAGCTCAATCAGCATATGTTGAAGCTGGCGTTGCAGGGTTCCGAACTGATGCCGAGCGAAGGCGCGGATCCGATTTCCGGCGATGCGCTGGGTGAACTCGCCCGTGCGTACTTGCTTGCGCAGGCTGTTGTCGATCGTCTCAGCCGGATTTATGACGCGGCCGCGCTCGAATCGGTGATGGACGGCGTGATCATCGATCTGTCGTCGCAGGAAGCGGCGGAAGCGTCGGCGAAGCGTCTTGAAGAGCGCTTGCGTGCCGATCCTTTGAAGCCCGAAGTGAGCGTCGAACCTGCTTACGATCAGGTGCGCGAGCTGCGGTCGCTGCATATCAAGCGGCGTCATCATGGCAATGTGAAGGTCACGGTGTTCGACGAAGACCTTCAGTTGACGGCGGACTACAAGCAGCTCGTATCGACGGCGGATACGTTCAAGGGCTTGATCGGCGATGGCGCGTTGATCAAGCGCGGCGAACGGTCGATGGCCGTGACCGACTTCAAGAGCGCGATGAAGTGGTTGATCGCGGACGCGGAGCGTAACGTTTCGAAGCAGCGCTACAAGGGGCTTGGCGAGATGAACCCCGAGCAGCTCTGGGAAACGACGATGGATCCAGCGGTGCGGCGTTTGCTGCGTGTGCAGATCGAGGACGCGATTGCCGCCGATGGCATCTTTACGACGCTCATGGGCGATGATGTGGAGCCGCGGCGGGCGTTTATCGAGAGCAATGCGTTGAGGGCGGGGAATATCGACGTTTAAGGAGACTTGCGCAACGCCAGGCCTCGAAGCCCGCGAAATTCGGTGCAGCACGCGCCGGTTGTCGCGGGCTTTTTTCGGCCTAGGCAACCGCCTTCAACGCCACCCAAATCTCCGTCACCAGATCCGCTGGCGCCGTCTCCCTCGGATCGTTCACATAAACCTCGAACACAGGCGCGTCGCCGGTTTCCCGTCCCGACTGCGGCAACCATTCCCCATACAGCCACTGATACGCGAAGCAAAGCTGCGCATACGGCCCGACATGCGTGAGCACCGCAAACTCCCCGCCCGCGACTTCCACGCGCGACACCGGCGCTTCGAACTTCACCGCGTCCGGCTCGAACAGCTCGCAACATGCCATCGAGCGAAGTTCATCTTCGGCGACGGCTGCAGGATCGTCGAGATAAATGCCCAGTGACCGCGCCCGGGGATCGACCAACTCCCGCACCGCGAGCCAATGAAACAGCATCTCGAACGCCCGCCCGATGTTCATATACGACCCGCGATGCTCCATCGCGGCCACGGTAAAACCACGCTGAGTACGAATATCGACTTGATGCATCGCCGTGTCTCCTGATCGAATTTCATCCAAAGGAACAAACATCGAAGCGCCGCCGTCAGTTCGAAACTGTCCCGGCGCCATCCGGTAACTCGCCTGAAACGCCCGCGAAAACGCCTGCACGCTGCCATATCCGGCGCGCTCGGCGATCGAATCGATCGGCACCGCGCCATGCACGAGCTCATTCGCCGCGCGATGCAAACGCAACCGCCGCACGGTCGCCGCCGCGGTTTCCCCATAGAACGCGTGATAAATCCGATGCCAGTGATACGGCGACAAACACGCCACCTCGGCGAGCCGGTTGAGGTCCAGTTCGTCATCGAGGTGATCGTGGATGTACGCGACCACGCGCGCGAGTCGCGCCTCATAGACCCTGCCGTTCATCGTGCGCTCCACAAAGAAAACTCGATGAAAGAAAAGTAGCACGAGCCGCTTTAGCATTTCTTGCGGACTTGCGCGGACCGCGTCGGCACCAGACACGCGTACACTTTCGCCTTTGAGCGCACGAGCGCGCCACGAAACCAGAGAAATACGATTATGTTCACCTGTCGAAACCAGTCCTGCGGCGCGGAGTGGGCGCTATCCGATGTCGTCATCAAGAACGAGGGCCAAGGCCTTCTGTTCCGCTGCCCGATGTGCGGCGCGCGCAACTACGTCGCACGCCACGATGCCGACGATGGCACCACCACGTACGAGCAGCTCACCGACATCCCGCCGCACGGGACACGCTGAAACCATGACCACCGACACTTCCTTCAACAGCCTGCCGCTCTCGCCGGCGATGCAGGCGAACCTGCAGCAGCTCGGCTATCTGTCGATGACGCCGATCCAGGCCGCGAGCCTGCCGCCGGCGCTCGCCGGCCACGATCTCATCGCGCAGGCGAAAACGGGCAGCGGCAAGACCGCGGCCTTCACGCTGCCACTGCTTTCCCGCCTCGACGCGAGCCAGTTCGACGTGCAGGCGCTCATCCTCTGCCCGACGCGCGAACTCGCCGATCAGGTCACGCAGGAAGTCCGCCGCCTCGCGCGCGCGGAAGAGAACGTGAAAGTGCTGACGCTGTGCGGCGGTACGCCGATGCGTCCGCAGGTCGCGAGTCTCGAACACGGCGCGCATATCGTCGTGGGAACGCCGGGCCGCATCATGGATCATCTGGAGCGCGGCACGCTGACGCTCGGCGCAGTGCGTACCCTGGTGCTCGACGAAGCGGACCGCATGCTCGACATGGGCTTCTTCGACGACATCGCGTCGGTGGCGCGCCAGTGCCCGAAGGATCGCCAGACCTTGCTGTTCTCGGCGACGTATCCGGAAGGCATCGTGAAGCTGAGCCAGCAGTTCCTGCGCAATCCGCGCGAGATCAAGCTCACCGAACGGCACAGCAACGCGAAGATCAAGCAGATTTTCTATCAAGTGGAGGACCACGAGCGTCTGCACGCGGTCGGCCTGTTGCTCGACCACTATCGCCCGGTGAGCACGATCGCGTTCTGCAATACGAAGCAGCAGTGCCGCGATCTGCTCGATGTGCTGCGCGTGCAAGGTTTCGAAGCGCTCACGCTGCACGGCGAACTGGAACAGCGCGAACGCGATCAGGTGCTCGTGCAGTTCGCGAACCGCAGTTGCTCGGTGCTCGTCGCGACCGACGTCGCCGCGCGCGGTCTCGACATCGCGCAACTGGAAGCGGTGATCAACGTCGACGTGACGCCCGATCCGGAAGTGCATGTGCATCGCATCGGCCGTACCGGGCGTGGCGATGAGGAAGGCTGGGCGCTGTCGCTCGCGAGCATGGACGAGATGGGGCGCGTCGGCTCGATCGAGCAGGCGCAGCGTGCGGAAGTTGAATGGCATCCGCTGACCGAATTGACGTCAGCGGAACCGGGTCATCTGAAGCCGCCGATGGCGACGCTGCAGATCCTCGGCGGCCGCAAGGACAAGATCCGTCCCGGCGACGTGCTCGGCGCGCTCACCGGCGAAGCGGGCTTCGACGGCAAGCAGATCGGCAAGATCAACGTGATGGACATGGTCACGTACGTGGCCGTCGAACGGAGTATCGCCGATGACGCCGAGCGCAAGCTCGGCGTGGGCAAGCTCAAGGGCCGCAAGGTGAAGGTGCGGCGCATGTGAGCGCGCTCAGGCCTTGCGCGACGGCTCTCCGACGATTCGTTCAGACGACGGATTGCGCGTCACGAGCCGCAAACCGCTCGCGATACTGCCCACGCCCGCGAAGGCCGCGCCGAGCGAGAGCGCGAGTGCCGGACCATGCTTTCCGGCGATGCTGAAACACAGCGCGACGAGCGCCGCGCCCGTCGCCTGTCCGATCAGGCGCGATGTCGCGATCGTGCCGCTCGCGCCGCCACTGCGTTCGCGCGGCGCGCTCGACATGAACGCCTTCAGATTCGGCGACTGAAAGAAGCCGAAGCCCGCGCCGCAGATCGCCATGCGGATGCAGATTTCCAGCGCATGCGGTTGCGCAGGCAGCATCGCGAGCGACACCATCCCGACGCACAGAATCGCCAGCCCGACGCCACCCAGCAGGCCGGGTGAATGGCGATCGGACAGGCGTCCCGCGATCGGCGCCATCAACGCGACGAGCGCTGACCACGGCGTCATCAGAAATCCGGTCTCGACCTGGCTGCGGCCCAGCACGCTCTCGAAGAAGAACGGCAGCGACACGAACGCGAGTCCTTGCGCGGCGAACGAACAGATGGCGGTCATCGTCGAGAGCGCGAACATGGGGCGGCGAAAGAGATCGACGGGCAGCATCGGCGCGGGATGGCCGCGTTCACGTCGCAGCAGCAGGACGCCCGCAACCAGCGCGACGCCGAAGGCCGCGAGCACGGTTTGCGCGGGCGCGCGCTGAGCCGCTTCGCCGAGCGCGAAAATCAGCGCGGCGAAGGTGACGACGTTCAGCAATGCCGCGATGCGATCGAAGCCGTGTTCGGCGCGCTTCGTCTGCGGCAGCGACGGCCACGCAATCATCAACGCGAACACGCCGACCGGCAAATTGACCGCGAAGAGCCACGGCCACGTGCCGAGCGAAAGGACGATCGACGCGACCGTCGGCCCGATCGCGAACGCGATGCCGACCACGAGCGCGTTCAGCCCGACGCCGCGCCCCAGCCGATGCGGCGGAAAGATCGCGCTGATGAGCGCCGCGTTGACGCTCATGATCGCGCTCGCACCGAGGCCCTGCAGCAGACGCGCGGCGACGAGCGTCGGCAAGGACCACGAGAACGCGCACACGGCGGAGGCGATGAGGAACACGACGAGCCCGCCGAGATACACGCGCCGATGGCCGAGGATGCCGCCGAGCGCGGCGAGCGGCAGCAGGGTGGCGACCATCGCGAGCTGATACGCGTTGATGATCCAGACTGACGCGGCGGGCGTCGTGTGCAGATCGGCGGCAATGGCGGGCAGCGCCGTGTTGGCAATGGCGGTATCGAGCGTCGCGAGCGCGACCGAGAGCAGGATCGCGGCCATGCCTCGACGCTCGAGCGGGGTCATCGGGGCGTCGGGGTCGTGCGGCAGGGTTTGGGGGCGTTCTTCGGTGGGCACGGCGGTAATTCCGGATGTAAGCGGGCGGAGAATCCGAAACGATACGGGAAGATACGGGTTTTCGCTGAGTGGGGGCGCGGGAGCTTTCAAAGCGATGTCAGCGATTATGCTGTGCGGACAACGACGGAGATGATGATGGCGATTCGCATCGTGAGACTCGGGACGCCGCGCGTGGCGGATGAGGGGTTGCGTATCGGCACGGTGCGACGGCCGCCGCGCGGGGTGCCGAAGGCCGAGTTCGCGAAGCGTGATTTTTATGACGTGTGGTATCCGGTGCTTTCGCCGTCGCAGGAATTGGTGACGGCAGCGCTTCACGCGGAGGATGACAAGGAATGGCGCGCGTTCGTGAAGAAGTTCAAGGCGGAAATGGCCGAGGCGGATGCGAGCAGGACGCTTGATCTGCTCGCGGCGTTATCGCACCAGACGAATATGTCGGTCGGGTGTTACTGCGAGGATGAGGCGCGGTGTCATCGATCCGTACTGCGGGAGTTGCTGAACGCGCGTGGGGCGGATGTGATTTGAGGCGGAAATGAAAAAGGGCTGCGCATTGCGCAGCCCTTCGAATCTGGTGGTGGGGCGTGCGTGATTCGAACACTCGGGCTGCGAGTAGGGCTACAAAAGGATCGACACGGATTCACAGAGCACAGCCAGTTCCGCGCCGCACGAAGGCTCCAAGATGAAAAGCACCTTACGTCCGTCTGCGACGTCTCGATGAAGCCGCTCGATGATTGTGGGATCCGGTTCCCGGGCTTTTGCATCATCCCGGCTGTGCATCCAACGAATCCATGCACCCAAATCATCAGCGGAGAAGTGATGCATGGGAGAGATCGAGAGACGGGATGCGACGTTCTGATCTGCGAAGTCGATCATTCGCTGCGTTACCACTCCGGAGAATTTCAGCGTTTCAACTGCACCGGACACTCGTTTCAATCGAAGCGAAAGATATTGGACATCCGGGTCGTGTTCCATCGAAATGAGTTCGGCGTCGTGGAAACTGGGAAGTACGGCAAGGTTCTCCGACACCTACGTCAAGGTGAAGGAGAGGTTGCGCTGGCGCTGTGCACGCGGCCACGAATGGGCATCGTCGGCCGCGACTGTGCCCGCTGGTAGCTGGTGTCCGAACTTCGCGGTCCTGGGGCGCACGAAGAATCGCATAAAACGTCGGAGATATGATTTGTGAGATGCAGGAAGGCAGAGGATGCTCCCCGTGGCAGTCCCAGCCCGCACGAACGCAGAACAGCAACAGCAGGTCGCCCGACGAGAGCGGCGGTGCGTGTTCGTAAGAGGTGGTCTCAATTCACCTACGACGCCGTTTGACGCGACTCAATTCTGACGGGCTGTTGATAACTCTAGCAGGGCAGGAATAATTTCATCTGCCTCGCTGGTTGTACAAGGTCGGTGTCGACGATATATCGGGCCAGATATCGAGGCTTTCCGTCTAAAGATTGAATCTCGATGTCCCGGCTGTTGATGAGCTTCTCCAGCACCTCCTTGTACATTTCAGCCGACGCTGGGGACCCGTTACAAGTCTTTGAAAACAGTGCGGCAAAGGTCATTGCACCGTGGGCGAAGATAAACTGAGCCAACTGCAGAGTGAGCGCTTCGTCCGATTTTCCTCTTGCCACATCGTCAAATCGAAAGCCTCCGTCAAACTCTTGAAGAAAACCCATCGTGTGGGGTGCCAGCATGTTCAGGCCCGGTCCGCCATAGTGGACGAAATGATTGCTGAGCTTCCAGTGAACGCCCTTCATTACATCTTGAGCTCGGTGATGCTGGGAGAGATGAACTAGCCAATACTCCCCGTGTCCCGCACCTTTTCCCCGGATAAAGAACGGAGTAAAAAAAGAAGCCCCGCAACCCACTACAAGCGCGTCATATAGTGCGGCCTGGATGAATCGGCGCCAATCTGCGTCGCTTTGCTTTATGTCTTCGATCGTCCGTCCGTCAAGTCGATTGAAGATGTCTATCTGGAGCGTCTTCGACACTTTTTCAGCCAATTCGTCGTTTGTATACGTGGCAAATGATGAAACGTGAAAAGTGAGGACGATCTCTGCGTTGTTCGCCTGTTCAAAGATCTTGCGGATTAGAGGGGCTGGCACTTCCGTGTAGCCGTATTGGTCGAGGAAAAACAGGGCCTTGTGCACCCTCGGCGTATGCGAGCGTACCTTGGCAAGAACGGCGTCGGCCGTCTCAGCGAATTCTGCGTGGACGAGATGGATTGTATTATCGAGCGCAGCACCGAAGCCGCGCTCCGTCAGGGCCTTTCGCAAATACCTGATCGCGTGGACATTTTTATCGATAAAAACAAACTGAACGTCGAAAATGATTGGTTTTTTTCGATCTAGGTTGACCAGCTTTTTCGCCGATTCGACCGCCTCAATAATTCGAAACGGTGAGCCCAAGACAAGGGTTTTCGTTCCTCGCAGGTAGTATTCGCCACCACCGCAGAATCCGTCTACGAGCGTTAGCTTAAAGCTCTCTTGACCGCGCGAGTTTCGCGTGCGCTGGTCGAAGTATCGAATCAGATAGTCTACGAGCACCTGATGCTTAGTAATGCTGTGCTCGTCGATAATCGCTGGGCCATCGCCCCAGTTGTAGTGTTTCTTTGACACAGTGGTGTCCAGCTAGTTATTGGACCAATTGCGAGTTCTAGTATACCTTCGGAAACTGATCCCAGTGCTGGCCCGCCAGGGTCCTGCCGGATTTTCCCTTTCCGATGGCGGCGAGTGAGATTTCTGTCCCATCTCGCCGAACCACCTTTATCGGGGTTCTCTTTGTCACGAAATCCGTCACTTGTTCCAGTGGCGCCCAATGTCCCCACTGTTTGAAATGGAACGCCACGTGTGCTTTGGCGCATTGCTTTTGTAGATCAACTGGCCACACTGGGTCCATCGCCCGTGAACCCGGTCCTGACTCTCCACCCGCAATGACCCAGTCAACGCGGGTGCCGTTTTCCCCGCGGACCAGATGCTCGCTAATATCTAATGGCCCTAAGAGCGGTTCGCACGAAAGGAATCGAACGGCCGGCGATGTAAAGGCTAGCAGGTGCTTGATTCGCTTGTCCGCAGACGCTTGATTTTCGACCGTTGCACCTAACCAAACGTTTTTAGGAAATTCGTATCCTTTTGGTAGTTGCTTGCGGACGAGATGGATGCGCTTCGTCAGTAAAAGCCAATCAAGTTGTGGCGTGTTTTCTATAAGTTGGAGGAGGCGCATTCGATGTGGAATCAAATCTTCCCGATTCTCAAAGACGTCCGCCATTGACGCGCAAAATACCCGTCGTCGCGAATTGCTCGCCAAGGCTTCTTTGTTCCACTTGATAGGCTCCTTCCAATGAGCGTCTCCGAAGAACCGCCGTTCGGTCTTTGGTCCCCAGACGCTTTCTCCTAGCCGCTTAGCCCATGTTTCCGCGTAGCAGTTATCGCAAGCGGCGGATACCTTCACGCAGCCCCACCATGGGTTGAACGTATGGTGTGTCCATTCTATTCGCGAGTCCTTTCCCATTTTCGCCGCCTGTTGTGCCTTGCGGTATTGTACGTTCGTTGTTTGTTCGTAGTGACGTAGTCCCGTTCACTTTCGCCGCGGCCATCCCGTCGTCACCGTTTGCGACATGCCGCTTGCGTTTCTCGGAAATTGAGGGGTTGCCGACAAGCGGCGCTTCAGATCCCCAAACAAACAACGAATGCGCGCGTGAGTGACCCTGTATGTTTGTACAGTATTCGAGGTAGGTCAAGGCGTAGATGAACTGCGCTGTAGCCGAACAGATGTTGCGGCAATTTTTGCGCGAGAGAGATCGGTGATATGGTAACCACCGTCCCCTTTGAACGGGGGCTGCAGAAGTGGCTGCATGGATCCGCATAGATTGACGTTACCGCAAAACGCCTACATCAGGCCTACACGAAACCCAGAAAGCAAAAAGCCCAGCCGTGTGGGCTGGGCTTTTTGCTTGAATCTGGTGGTGGGGCGTGAGTGACTCGAACACTCGACCTACGGATTAAGAGTCCGCTGCTCTACCAACTGAGCTAACGCCCCAACAGAAACGAGATTATAGCGGGGCCTTTTCCGGAAGCGCAAGCCCCTGCGCGAGAAATTTCTTAAATTTCTGACGAAGCCGTCCGACACGCGAACCAGCACGCCCCTTTCAGCCCGGTATCATGACGCATCTTCCCACGCCACGATCCCCGTAATGGACGAAACTGCCATCCGCGCCCTGCTCGACAGCATCCTCGCCCCGTGGGTCAAGGAAC from the Caballeronia sp. NK8 genome contains:
- a CDS encoding DUF5131 family protein, producing the protein MGKDSRIEWTHHTFNPWWGCVKVSAACDNCYAETWAKRLGESVWGPKTERRFFGDAHWKEPIKWNKEALASNSRRRVFCASMADVFENREDLIPHRMRLLQLIENTPQLDWLLLTKRIHLVRKQLPKGYEFPKNVWLGATVENQASADKRIKHLLAFTSPAVRFLSCEPLLGPLDISEHLVRGENGTRVDWVIAGGESGPGSRAMDPVWPVDLQKQCAKAHVAFHFKQWGHWAPLEQVTDFVTKRTPIKVVRRDGTEISLAAIGKGKSGRTLAGQHWDQFPKVY
- a CDS encoding DUF488 domain-containing protein, with the translated sequence MAIRIVRLGTPRVADEGLRIGTVRRPPRGVPKAEFAKRDFYDVWYPVLSPSQELVTAALHAEDDKEWRAFVKKFKAEMAEADASRTLDLLAALSHQTNMSVGCYCEDEARCHRSVLRELLNARGADVI
- a CDS encoding three-Cys-motif partner protein TcmP; translation: MSKKHYNWGDGPAIIDEHSITKHQVLVDYLIRYFDQRTRNSRGQESFKLTLVDGFCGGGEYYLRGTKTLVLGSPFRIIEAVESAKKLVNLDRKKPIIFDVQFVFIDKNVHAIRYLRKALTERGFGAALDNTIHLVHAEFAETADAVLAKVRSHTPRVHKALFFLDQYGYTEVPAPLIRKIFEQANNAEIVLTFHVSSFATYTNDELAEKVSKTLQIDIFNRLDGRTIEDIKQSDADWRRFIQAALYDALVVGCGASFFTPFFIRGKGAGHGEYWLVHLSQHHRAQDVMKGVHWKLSNHFVHYGGPGLNMLAPHTMGFLQEFDGGFRFDDVARGKSDEALTLQLAQFIFAHGAMTFAALFSKTCNGSPASAEMYKEVLEKLINSRDIEIQSLDGKPRYLARYIVDTDLVQPARQMKLFLPC
- a CDS encoding MFS transporter; protein product: MTPLERRGMAAILLSVALATLDTAIANTALPAIAADLHTTPAASVWIINAYQLAMVATLLPLAALGGILGHRRVYLGGLVVFLIASAVCAFSWSLPTLVAARLLQGLGASAIMSVNAALISAIFPPHRLGRGVGLNALVVGIAFAIGPTVASIVLSLGTWPWLFAVNLPVGVFALMIAWPSLPQTKRAEHGFDRIAALLNVVTFAALIFALGEAAQRAPAQTVLAAFGVALVAGVLLLRRERGHPAPMLPVDLFRRPMFALSTMTAICSFAAQGLAFVSLPFFFESVLGRSQVETGFLMTPWSALVALMAPIAGRLSDRHSPGLLGGVGLAILCVGMVSLAMLPAQPHALEICIRMAICGAGFGFFQSPNLKAFMSSAPRERSGGASGTIATSRLIGQATGAALVALCFSIAGKHGPALALSLGAAFAGVGSIASGLRLVTRNPSSERIVGEPSRKA
- the dbpA gene encoding ATP-dependent RNA helicase DbpA, producing MTTDTSFNSLPLSPAMQANLQQLGYLSMTPIQAASLPPALAGHDLIAQAKTGSGKTAAFTLPLLSRLDASQFDVQALILCPTRELADQVTQEVRRLARAEENVKVLTLCGGTPMRPQVASLEHGAHIVVGTPGRIMDHLERGTLTLGAVRTLVLDEADRMLDMGFFDDIASVARQCPKDRQTLLFSATYPEGIVKLSQQFLRNPREIKLTERHSNAKIKQIFYQVEDHERLHAVGLLLDHYRPVSTIAFCNTKQQCRDLLDVLRVQGFEALTLHGELEQRERDQVLVQFANRSCSVLVATDVAARGLDIAQLEAVINVDVTPDPEVHVHRIGRTGRGDEEGWALSLASMDEMGRVGSIEQAQRAEVEWHPLTELTSAEPGHLKPPMATLQILGGRKDKIRPGDVLGALTGEAGFDGKQIGKINVMDMVTYVAVERSIADDAERKLGVGKLKGRKVKVRRM